A window of Corallococcus macrosporus DSM 14697 contains these coding sequences:
- a CDS encoding M13 family metallopeptidase — MSPLKTFSRRAWARSALGTLLLTGCATTQQPAPSDDAPPPAVPASTSGTAAKAASTEAVRSLGVELKHLDRGVRPQDDFYTFVNGNWLKTTSIPADRARYGTFIELADKAELAMRAIIEESAAAKERHPGSTAQKVGDLYNSFMDTQRIESLGLKPVNDELARVKAVKGADALPELFATLLREGVPVPFGIFVGQDQKQATRYIVYATQLGLGLPDRDYYTKQEPRFVEVRAAYVAYIEKLLTLAGEKDAKKAAQDVMAFETALAAKQWDRTRNRDREKTYNLKSVAELDALTPGFSWGRFLKASGAEATPAVIARQPDYLEAMSGLLKSTPLPVIKSYLAFKVLDTRAPLLSSAFEQANFEFRGKTLQGLEENRPRWKRGVAQVNNVVGEAVGQLYVERHFSPDSKKRMQELVANLREAFRKGIDGLDWMSPATKAQAQAKLAKFGVKIGYPDKWRDYSPLDIVAGDLVGNVRRGELFEHQRAVGKLGKPIDREEWGMTPQTVNAYYSSTMNEIVFPAAILQPPFFNPEADDATNYGAIGGVIGHEFSHGFDDQGSRSDGDGNLRDWWTPEDKTGFEQRTTMLVEQYNGFSPLEAMSVNGKLTLGENIGDLSGLTVAYQAYKLSTQGQTPPVIDGFTGDQRFFLGWGQIWRGLYRDDAMRQMLLTDPHSPPQYRVNGVVRNMPEFYEAFGVKEGDQGWLPPEQRVKIW; from the coding sequence TTGAGCCCCCTGAAGACCTTCTCCCGCCGTGCCTGGGCCCGCAGCGCCCTGGGCACCCTGCTCCTCACCGGCTGTGCCACCACGCAGCAGCCGGCGCCCTCGGATGACGCGCCCCCGCCGGCGGTGCCCGCCTCGACGTCGGGGACCGCCGCGAAGGCGGCCTCCACGGAGGCCGTGCGCTCGCTGGGCGTGGAGCTGAAGCACCTGGACCGCGGCGTCCGGCCGCAGGACGACTTCTATACCTTCGTCAACGGCAACTGGCTGAAGACGACGTCCATCCCCGCGGACCGCGCCCGGTACGGCACCTTCATCGAGCTGGCGGACAAGGCCGAGCTGGCCATGCGCGCCATCATCGAGGAGTCCGCCGCGGCCAAGGAGCGCCACCCGGGCTCCACCGCGCAGAAGGTGGGTGACCTCTACAACAGCTTCATGGACACCCAGCGGATCGAGTCGCTGGGCCTGAAGCCGGTGAACGACGAGCTGGCGCGCGTGAAGGCCGTGAAGGGCGCGGACGCGCTGCCGGAGCTGTTCGCCACGCTGCTGCGCGAGGGCGTGCCGGTGCCCTTCGGCATCTTCGTGGGCCAGGACCAGAAGCAGGCCACGCGCTACATCGTCTACGCCACGCAGCTCGGACTGGGCCTGCCGGACCGGGACTACTACACCAAGCAGGAGCCGCGCTTCGTCGAGGTCCGCGCCGCGTACGTGGCCTACATCGAGAAGCTGCTCACGCTGGCCGGTGAGAAGGACGCGAAGAAGGCCGCCCAGGACGTCATGGCCTTCGAGACGGCGCTGGCCGCGAAGCAGTGGGACCGGACGCGCAACCGCGACCGGGAGAAGACGTACAACCTCAAGAGCGTCGCGGAGCTGGACGCGCTGACGCCGGGCTTCTCGTGGGGCCGCTTCCTGAAGGCGTCCGGCGCGGAGGCCACGCCCGCGGTCATCGCCCGCCAGCCGGACTACCTGGAGGCCATGAGCGGGCTGCTGAAGTCCACGCCGCTGCCGGTCATCAAGAGCTACCTGGCCTTCAAGGTGCTGGACACCCGCGCGCCGCTGCTCAGCAGCGCCTTCGAGCAGGCGAACTTCGAGTTCCGCGGCAAGACGCTCCAGGGCCTGGAGGAGAACCGCCCGCGTTGGAAGCGCGGCGTGGCCCAGGTGAACAATGTGGTGGGCGAGGCCGTGGGCCAGCTCTACGTGGAGCGCCACTTCAGCCCCGACTCCAAGAAGCGCATGCAGGAGCTGGTGGCCAACCTGCGCGAGGCCTTCCGCAAGGGCATCGACGGGCTGGACTGGATGAGCCCCGCCACCAAGGCGCAGGCCCAGGCGAAGCTGGCGAAGTTCGGCGTGAAGATTGGCTACCCGGACAAGTGGCGGGACTACTCGCCCCTGGACATCGTCGCGGGAGACCTGGTGGGCAACGTCCGCCGGGGCGAGCTGTTCGAGCACCAGCGCGCGGTGGGCAAGCTGGGCAAGCCCATTGACCGCGAGGAGTGGGGCATGACGCCGCAGACGGTGAATGCCTACTACAGCTCCACGATGAACGAGATTGTCTTCCCGGCCGCCATCCTGCAGCCGCCGTTCTTCAACCCGGAGGCGGACGACGCGACGAACTACGGCGCCATCGGCGGCGTCATCGGCCACGAGTTCAGCCACGGCTTCGACGACCAGGGCAGCCGCTCCGACGGCGACGGCAACCTGCGCGACTGGTGGACGCCCGAGGACAAGACGGGCTTCGAGCAGCGCACCACCATGCTGGTGGAGCAGTACAACGGCTTCAGCCCGCTGGAGGCCATGAGCGTCAACGGCAAGCTCACGCTGGGGGAGAACATCGGCGACCTGAGCGGCCTCACCGTGGCGTACCAGGCCTACAAGCTGTCCACCCAGGGCCAGACGCCGCCCGTCATCGACGGCTTCACCGGGGACCAGCGCTTCTTCCTGGGCTGGGGGCAGATCTGGCGCGGCCTGTACCGGGATGATGCCATGCGGCAGATGCTGCTGACGGACCCCCACTCGCCGCCGCAGTACCGCGTCAACGGCGTGGTGCGGAACATGCCCGAGTTCTACGAGGCCTTCGGCGTGAAGGAGGGCGACCAGGGCTGGCTGCCGCCCGAGCAACGCGTCAAGATCTGGTAG
- a CDS encoding fumarate hydratase has protein sequence MTDFQFQDMLPLGKDETPYRLLSKDHVSTFEAGGRTFLQVAPEALTLLTREAMRDIAHLLRPGHLKQLSNILEDPEASSNDRFVALELLKNANIAAGGVLPSCQDTGTAIVMGKKGQYVITGGNDEEAISRGVFDTYQTSNLRYSQMAPLDMYKEVNTGNNLPAQIELYATDGDAYKFLFMAKGGGSANKSYLFQETKALLNPQSLLSFVDAKIRSLGTAACPPYHLAIVIGGTSAEYALKTAKYASARYLDSLPTEGNTLGRGFRDVALEQEILKLTQRTGIGAQFGGKYFCHDVRVIRLPRHGASCPVAIAVSCSADRQILGKITQDGIFLEQLEADPAKYLPETTASELGGEVVKIDLNRPMSEIRAELSRYPIKTRLSLSGPLVVARDIAHAKIKEVLDSGKPMPQYLKDYMVYYAGPAKTPEGYASGSFGPTTAGRMDAYVDQFQAAGGSFVMLAKGNRSPAVTEACKKHGGFYLGSIGGPAARLAKDCITQVEVLEYPELGMEAVWKIEVVDFPAFIVVDDKGNDFFANINKPSAAKKA, from the coding sequence ATGACCGACTTCCAGTTCCAGGACATGCTGCCGCTGGGCAAGGACGAGACGCCGTACCGGCTGCTCTCGAAGGACCACGTCTCCACCTTCGAAGCCGGCGGCCGCACCTTCCTCCAGGTCGCGCCTGAGGCCCTCACCCTGCTCACCCGCGAGGCCATGCGCGACATCGCGCACCTGCTGCGCCCCGGCCACCTGAAGCAGCTCTCCAACATCCTCGAGGACCCCGAGGCGTCGTCCAACGACCGCTTCGTGGCGCTGGAGCTGCTGAAGAACGCCAACATCGCCGCCGGCGGCGTGCTGCCCTCCTGCCAGGACACGGGCACCGCCATCGTCATGGGCAAGAAGGGCCAGTACGTCATCACCGGCGGCAACGACGAGGAGGCCATCTCCCGCGGCGTGTTCGACACGTACCAGACGTCCAACCTGCGCTACTCGCAGATGGCGCCGCTGGACATGTACAAGGAGGTCAACACCGGCAACAACCTGCCCGCGCAGATCGAGCTCTACGCGACGGACGGTGACGCCTACAAGTTCCTCTTCATGGCGAAGGGCGGCGGCTCCGCCAACAAGAGCTATCTGTTCCAGGAGACGAAGGCGCTGCTCAACCCACAGAGCCTGCTGAGCTTCGTGGACGCGAAGATCCGCTCGCTGGGCACCGCGGCCTGTCCGCCGTACCACCTGGCCATCGTCATTGGCGGCACCTCCGCCGAGTACGCGCTGAAGACGGCCAAGTACGCCTCCGCGCGCTACCTGGACTCGCTGCCCACCGAGGGCAACACGCTGGGCCGCGGCTTCCGCGACGTGGCGCTGGAGCAGGAGATCCTCAAGCTCACGCAGCGCACCGGCATTGGCGCGCAGTTCGGCGGCAAGTACTTCTGCCACGACGTGCGCGTCATCCGCCTGCCCCGCCACGGCGCGTCCTGCCCGGTGGCCATCGCCGTGTCGTGCTCGGCGGACCGGCAGATTCTTGGGAAGATCACCCAGGACGGCATCTTCCTGGAGCAGCTCGAGGCGGACCCGGCGAAGTACCTGCCGGAGACGACGGCCAGCGAGTTGGGCGGCGAGGTGGTGAAGATCGACCTCAACCGCCCCATGAGCGAGATTCGCGCCGAGCTGTCGCGCTACCCCATCAAGACGCGCCTGTCGCTCAGCGGCCCGCTGGTGGTGGCGCGCGACATCGCCCACGCGAAGATCAAGGAGGTGCTGGACTCCGGCAAGCCGATGCCCCAGTACCTCAAGGACTACATGGTCTACTACGCGGGCCCGGCGAAGACGCCGGAAGGCTACGCCTCCGGCTCCTTCGGACCGACGACGGCCGGCCGCATGGACGCGTACGTGGACCAGTTCCAGGCCGCGGGCGGCAGCTTCGTGATGCTGGCCAAGGGCAACCGCTCCCCCGCCGTCACCGAGGCCTGCAAGAAGCACGGGGGCTTCTACCTGGGCTCCATCGGCGGCCCGGCGGCGCGGCTGGCCAAGGACTGCATCACCCAGGTGGAGGTGCTGGAGTACCCCGAGCTGGGCATGGAGGCCGTCTGGAAGATTGAGGTGGTGGACTTCCCCGCCTTCATCGTCGTGGACGACAAGGGCAACGACTTCTTCGCCAACATCAACAAGCCGTCGGCGGCGAAGAAGGCCTGA
- a CDS encoding C45 family autoproteolytic acyltransferase/hydolase, translating into MSAFRMTSRLLGALLLSASTLHAAPASAAAPAPSPAPASTPVLVPNGTFELAGGSGSLPAFWKAQGQGKVSGSAAAKVEGKRGLAIENPVGGAETTVESEAMKLQVGQLYRLSAWVRTRGVQADPQARYPTAHGACLSMKSFPFTNCSPAPATEAGGRASVLFFATQSTDRVQLHLGRNGKATGTAWFDDVRVERVEDITAYIPMETVRWAGKGFRYDEGGWIFVHIEGEPYERGHQFGQLVPQEIVRYIEKLGIEKDKTDASKGWNHQRLLADALFLRKYDAEFLEEMKGIADGANKAGAKFKDRELDLLDIVTLNSAVDAGQLAEANRATATPLTGRTFLKAEEEAARAGKGDHCSSFVATKSATPDGRAIMGQIFMWSGYTGVHWDVVLDVQPTKGHRFVMQTFPGGIHSGADWYVNASGLVIGETTVGQSPFDMNGSPQSNRIRKAAQYASSIDDVARIMKDGNNGLYTNDWTLADAKTDEGACLLLGTKKTRLWRTGGKGQAADTPGNLKDFIWANNNNRDLEVRKEYVPNPDNAPVDLAFNTWNRDIAFQEYYAKYGKKGFDLDAAIRMLASSPINRPHACDGKVTTSEMAQKLMFLAHYGKTTLREKMVGGRWIPDLPGATPHLSLGYTAFSPIVVADKLKAAHKTWKAPQEPATLKRDVSKVKDVFVFDRSLLWANTLFPKTDGDNWLVSGTAAYWKLLKALPADGGTSEKAFEYQRDALADLNAKYLFTTSREADLVPVNAKTDYGRYGAYLLPRIKGTFLLHQLRLHLGNAGFSKAMKFLHGRYANKDVTTADFKRAVLEATGRDVGLLVSQWVEQTGLPQPRIRATAAQVKDGYEVTLKVEQPGPRPWHFVTLVEVRTAKGATLERVEVKGLSETFTFRTAEAPVRVVFNAANDLPVPRERFQTLTNQLDAWERLLLVHGTARQTESMRTLALGYREVLADAFVEYLLPLKPDAEVTDAELADRDLILFGGAEDHALIARLMDEKKLPVELGRRYFRWQGKTYGRPDDGLALALPNPWNPKRSLYLYLANSGLQLWHMTRTYHRGMPGWALFRGAAVSAKGFHDGEALAQDVTVTPPAPQAPVPAPVLGKPQP; encoded by the coding sequence ATGTCCGCTTTTCGCATGACGTCCAGGCTGCTTGGCGCGCTGCTGCTGTCCGCGAGCACGCTCCACGCCGCCCCTGCGAGCGCCGCCGCGCCCGCGCCCTCGCCTGCACCCGCGTCCACGCCTGTCCTCGTGCCCAACGGCACCTTCGAGCTGGCGGGAGGCTCCGGCTCGCTCCCCGCGTTCTGGAAGGCCCAGGGGCAGGGGAAGGTGTCCGGCAGCGCGGCGGCGAAGGTGGAGGGGAAGCGGGGCCTCGCCATCGAGAACCCGGTGGGCGGCGCGGAGACGACCGTCGAGTCCGAGGCGATGAAGCTCCAGGTGGGCCAGCTCTACCGGCTCAGCGCCTGGGTCCGCACGCGCGGCGTGCAGGCGGACCCCCAGGCGCGCTACCCCACCGCGCACGGCGCCTGCCTGTCGATGAAGAGCTTCCCCTTCACCAACTGCTCGCCCGCGCCCGCGACGGAGGCGGGGGGCCGCGCGTCGGTGCTCTTCTTCGCCACCCAGTCCACGGACCGGGTGCAGCTCCACCTGGGCCGCAATGGCAAGGCCACGGGCACCGCGTGGTTCGACGACGTGCGCGTGGAGAGGGTGGAGGACATCACCGCCTACATCCCCATGGAGACGGTGCGCTGGGCGGGCAAGGGCTTCCGCTACGACGAGGGCGGTTGGATCTTCGTCCACATCGAGGGCGAGCCCTACGAGCGGGGCCACCAGTTCGGCCAGCTCGTGCCCCAGGAGATCGTCCGCTACATCGAGAAGCTGGGCATCGAAAAGGACAAGACGGACGCGAGCAAGGGGTGGAACCACCAGCGCCTGCTCGCGGACGCGCTCTTCCTGCGCAAGTACGACGCGGAGTTCCTGGAGGAGATGAAGGGCATCGCGGACGGCGCGAACAAGGCCGGCGCGAAGTTCAAGGACCGCGAGCTGGACCTGCTGGACATCGTCACCCTCAACTCCGCCGTGGACGCGGGGCAGCTCGCGGAGGCGAACCGCGCCACGGCCACGCCGCTCACCGGCCGTACCTTCCTCAAGGCGGAGGAGGAGGCCGCGCGCGCAGGGAAGGGCGACCACTGCTCCTCCTTCGTGGCCACGAAGTCCGCCACCCCGGATGGCCGCGCCATCATGGGGCAGATCTTCATGTGGAGCGGCTACACCGGCGTGCACTGGGACGTGGTGCTGGACGTCCAGCCCACCAAGGGCCACCGCTTCGTGATGCAGACCTTCCCCGGCGGCATCCACAGCGGCGCGGACTGGTACGTCAATGCCTCGGGGCTCGTCATCGGCGAGACGACGGTGGGGCAGTCGCCGTTCGACATGAACGGCTCGCCGCAGAGCAACCGCATCCGCAAGGCCGCGCAGTACGCGTCGTCCATCGACGACGTGGCCCGCATCATGAAGGACGGCAACAACGGCCTCTACACCAACGACTGGACGCTCGCGGACGCGAAGACGGACGAGGGCGCGTGCCTCCTGTTGGGGACGAAGAAGACGCGCCTGTGGCGCACCGGCGGCAAGGGCCAGGCCGCGGACACGCCGGGCAACCTCAAGGACTTCATCTGGGCCAACAACAACAACCGGGACCTGGAGGTGCGCAAGGAGTACGTGCCCAACCCGGACAACGCCCCGGTGGACCTGGCCTTCAACACCTGGAACCGCGACATCGCCTTCCAGGAGTACTACGCGAAGTACGGCAAGAAGGGCTTCGACCTGGATGCCGCCATCCGGATGCTGGCCTCCAGCCCCATCAACCGGCCGCACGCCTGTGACGGCAAGGTCACCACGTCGGAGATGGCCCAGAAGCTGATGTTCCTGGCCCACTACGGCAAGACGACGCTGCGCGAGAAGATGGTGGGCGGCCGGTGGATTCCCGACCTGCCCGGCGCCACGCCACACCTGTCCCTGGGCTATACGGCCTTCAGCCCCATCGTCGTGGCGGACAAGCTCAAGGCGGCCCACAAGACATGGAAGGCGCCCCAGGAGCCCGCCACGCTCAAGCGGGACGTGTCGAAGGTGAAGGACGTCTTCGTCTTCGACCGGAGCCTGCTCTGGGCCAACACCCTGTTCCCGAAGACGGATGGGGACAACTGGCTGGTCAGCGGCACCGCCGCGTACTGGAAGCTGCTCAAGGCGCTGCCCGCGGACGGTGGGACGTCGGAGAAGGCCTTCGAGTACCAGCGCGACGCCCTGGCGGACCTCAACGCGAAGTACCTCTTCACCACCTCGCGCGAGGCGGACCTGGTCCCGGTGAACGCGAAGACGGACTACGGCCGCTATGGCGCCTACCTGCTGCCTCGCATCAAGGGCACCTTCCTGCTGCACCAGCTCCGGCTGCACCTGGGCAACGCCGGGTTCTCCAAGGCGATGAAGTTCCTGCACGGCCGCTACGCCAACAAGGACGTCACCACGGCGGACTTCAAGCGGGCGGTGCTGGAGGCCACCGGCCGCGACGTGGGGCTCCTCGTCTCGCAGTGGGTGGAGCAGACGGGGCTGCCGCAGCCGCGCATCCGCGCCACCGCCGCGCAGGTGAAGGACGGCTACGAGGTGACGCTGAAGGTGGAGCAGCCCGGCCCGCGCCCGTGGCACTTCGTCACGCTGGTGGAGGTCCGCACGGCGAAGGGCGCCACGCTGGAGCGCGTGGAGGTGAAGGGGCTCAGCGAGACGTTCACCTTCCGCACGGCCGAGGCACCTGTCCGCGTGGTGTTCAACGCGGCCAATGACCTCCCGGTGCCTCGCGAGCGCTTCCAGACGCTGACGAACCAGCTCGACGCCTGGGAGCGGCTCCTGCTGGTCCACGGCACCGCGCGCCAGACGGAGTCCATGCGCACGCTGGCGCTGGGCTACCGCGAGGTGCTGGCGGACGCGTTCGTGGAGTACCTGCTGCCCCTCAAGCCGGACGCGGAGGTGACGGACGCGGAGCTGGCGGACCGGGACCTCATCCTCTTCGGCGGCGCGGAGGACCACGCGCTGATTGCCCGGCTGATGGACGAGAAGAAGCTGCCCGTGGAGCTGGGCCGGCGCTACTTCCGCTGGCAGGGCAAGACGTACGGGCGCCCGGACGACGGCCTGGCCCTGGCGCTGCCGAACCCGTGGAACCCGAAGCGCTCGCTCTACCTGTACCTGGCCAACAGCGGGCTCCAGCTCTGGCACATGACGCGCACGTATCACCGCGGCATGCCGGGCTGGGCGCTGTTCCGGGGCGCGGCGGTGAGCGCCAAGGGCTTCCATGATGGGGAGGCGTTGGCGCAGGACGTCACGGTGACGCCGCCAGCGCCCCAGGCCCCGGTGCCCGCGCCGGTGCTGGGGAAGCCGCAGCCCTAG